A genomic segment from Streptomyces sp. NBC_00237 encodes:
- the kstD gene encoding 3-oxosteroid 1-dehydrogenase gives MLRPSVPRPSRPSRRAVLGAAGLAVGAGALNGTGTSYAADAPVVGEYDVVVVGSGAAGLTAALAAKQRGLSCVVLEKAPTFGGSAARSGAGIWIPNNPVILAAGVPDTPAKAAGYLAAVVGDEVPVERQRAFLANGPKMIDFVQRNSPLRFRWMEGYSDYYPERPGGLAMGRSIEPDVFDGNLLGAELARLNPSYLPVPAGLVVFSQDYRWLNLTAVHPRGVAVAAEALARGTAAALRGEKPLTMGQALAGALRKGLLDAGVPVWLNTPLVDLHSEAGRVAGVLVDRAGAPGLVRARHGVIVGSGGFEHDAAMRRQYQRAPIGTEWTMGAKENTGDGIRAGQRAGAALALMDDAWWGPAVPLPDGPYFCLAERTLPGGLFVDAAGGRFVNEAAPYSDVVHRMYDRNPADPCIPAWLVVDQNYRNRYLFRTVAPTLPFPHSWYTSGAVHSALTLDGLAREIGVPGAALRATVNRFNQQARTGKDTDQGRGDSAYDHYFADPSVGPNSSLGQLWLPPFHALKIVPGDLGTKGGIVTDASARALREDGSVIEGLYAAGNASAAVMGHSYAGAGSTIGPAMTFGYLAAQHVADSAARAARPAF, from the coding sequence ATGCTCAGACCCTCGGTGCCCAGACCCTCCCGTCCTTCCCGGCGCGCGGTGCTCGGAGCCGCCGGACTCGCGGTCGGCGCCGGTGCGCTGAACGGCACGGGCACGTCGTACGCCGCTGACGCCCCGGTCGTCGGTGAGTACGACGTGGTGGTGGTCGGATCGGGTGCGGCCGGGCTGACCGCCGCGCTCGCCGCGAAGCAGCGGGGCCTGAGCTGTGTCGTGCTGGAGAAGGCCCCGACCTTCGGCGGGTCCGCGGCACGCTCGGGTGCGGGCATCTGGATTCCCAACAACCCGGTGATCCTGGCCGCCGGGGTACCGGACACACCGGCGAAGGCGGCCGGTTATCTGGCGGCCGTCGTCGGCGACGAGGTACCGGTGGAGCGGCAGCGGGCGTTCCTCGCGAACGGTCCGAAGATGATCGACTTCGTGCAGCGCAACAGCCCGCTGCGGTTCCGCTGGATGGAGGGGTACAGCGACTACTACCCCGAGCGGCCCGGCGGCCTGGCGATGGGCCGCTCGATCGAGCCCGACGTCTTCGACGGCAACCTGCTCGGTGCGGAGCTCGCCCGGCTCAACCCCTCGTACCTGCCCGTACCCGCAGGTCTGGTGGTCTTCAGCCAGGACTACCGGTGGCTGAACCTGACCGCCGTGCACCCCCGGGGCGTGGCCGTCGCCGCCGAGGCACTGGCACGCGGCACGGCGGCGGCGCTGCGCGGCGAGAAGCCGCTGACCATGGGGCAGGCCCTGGCAGGGGCGCTGCGCAAGGGCCTGCTGGACGCGGGCGTACCGGTGTGGCTGAACACCCCGCTCGTGGACCTCCACTCGGAGGCCGGTCGCGTCGCCGGAGTGCTGGTGGACCGGGCGGGCGCGCCGGGCCTGGTCCGAGCCCGACACGGCGTGATCGTGGGGTCGGGCGGCTTCGAGCACGACGCGGCCATGCGACGGCAGTACCAGCGAGCGCCCATCGGTACGGAGTGGACCATGGGCGCGAAGGAGAACACCGGCGACGGCATCCGGGCCGGGCAGCGCGCCGGTGCGGCGCTCGCGCTGATGGACGACGCCTGGTGGGGCCCTGCGGTACCGCTGCCGGACGGTCCGTACTTCTGCCTGGCCGAGCGCACGCTGCCGGGGGGACTGTTCGTGGACGCGGCGGGCGGCAGATTCGTCAACGAGGCCGCCCCGTACAGCGATGTGGTGCACCGGATGTACGACCGGAACCCCGCCGACCCCTGCATCCCGGCCTGGCTGGTCGTCGACCAGAACTACCGCAACCGCTACCTGTTCCGCACGGTGGCGCCCACGCTGCCCTTCCCGCACTCCTGGTACACGTCGGGCGCGGTGCACTCGGCGCTGACCCTGGACGGCCTGGCCCGTGAGATCGGGGTGCCGGGGGCGGCGCTGCGCGCCACCGTGAACCGGTTCAACCAACAGGCCCGCACCGGCAAGGACACCGACCAGGGGCGCGGTGACAGCGCGTACGACCACTACTTCGCCGATCCGTCCGTCGGCCCCAACTCCTCGCTGGGGCAGCTGTGGCTGCCGCCGTTCCACGCCCTGAAGATCGTCCCGGGAGATCTGGGGACCAAGGGCGGCATCGTCACCGACGCCTCGGCACGGGCGTTGCGCGAGGACGGTTCGGTGATCGAGGGCCTGTACGCGGCGGGCAACGCGAGCGCCGCGGTGATGGGACACAGCTACGCGGGTGCGGGCTCGACCATCGGCCCCGCGATGACCTTCGGCTACCTCGCGGCACAGCACGTCGCGGACAGCGCCGCCCGTGCCGCTCGTCCCGCTTTCTGA
- a CDS encoding sigma-70 family RNA polymerase sigma factor has protein sequence MDSTASDRFGTGRFEASRNRLASIAYRLLGSASDAEDAVQDAFLRWQAADRERIEMPEAWLTRVVTNLCLDRLRSARVRHERAAGAWLPEPLLEGDPMLGPADTFEQRESVSLAVLTLMERLSPVERAVYVLREAFSYSHAEVAQILDITESASQQHVHRARIRVAAERRRSGGTDPASARRIVEEFLAAAASGRTERLVALLTDDVVALSDGAGLAKRLLRFKTPEQVASHVRAGFKPTPAKRRLAGGSPTFHFAWVNGSPAVVAVLDHRVVGAAAFEVRDGKVASLRAIAAAGRLARLNEAWRQHEPDAPVITSW, from the coding sequence ATGGACAGCACCGCCAGTGACCGCTTCGGCACCGGTCGGTTCGAGGCCAGCCGAAACCGGCTGGCCTCGATCGCCTACCGTCTGCTCGGCTCGGCCTCCGACGCCGAGGACGCCGTCCAGGACGCCTTCCTGCGCTGGCAGGCCGCCGACCGGGAACGGATCGAGATGCCGGAAGCGTGGCTGACCAGGGTCGTCACCAACCTGTGCCTCGACCGGCTCCGCTCGGCACGGGTGCGCCACGAGCGAGCTGCCGGTGCGTGGCTGCCCGAACCGCTCCTGGAGGGCGACCCGATGCTCGGCCCGGCCGACACCTTCGAGCAGCGGGAATCGGTTTCGCTGGCCGTACTGACCCTGATGGAACGCCTCTCGCCGGTCGAGCGAGCCGTCTACGTCCTGCGCGAGGCGTTCTCGTACAGCCACGCCGAGGTGGCCCAGATCCTCGACATCACCGAGTCCGCGAGCCAACAGCACGTCCACCGGGCCCGGATCCGGGTCGCCGCCGAACGCCGCCGGAGCGGTGGGACCGACCCCGCGTCCGCGCGGCGGATCGTGGAAGAGTTCCTCGCCGCCGCCGCGTCGGGACGCACCGAACGGCTGGTGGCCCTGCTCACCGACGACGTGGTGGCACTCTCGGACGGCGCCGGGCTGGCCAAGCGGCTGTTGCGGTTCAAGACCCCCGAACAGGTCGCCTCCCACGTGCGGGCCGGTTTCAAGCCGACGCCGGCGAAGCGGCGGCTGGCGGGCGGCTCACCCACGTTCCATTTCGCGTGGGTCAACGGCTCCCCGGCCGTCGTCGCCGTGCTCGACCACCGGGTCGTGGGCGCCGCGGCTTTCGAAGTCCGTGACGGGAAGGTCGCGTCCCTGCGCGCCATCGCCGCGGCCGGCCGGCTCGCGCGCCTCAACGAGGCGTGGCGGCAGCACGAACCCGACGCACCGGTCATCACCTCGTGGTGA
- a CDS encoding NAD(P)/FAD-dependent oxidoreductase: MKHRIVVLGAGYAGTYVAGNLARRLSPADTEITVVNAVPDFVERLRLHQVAAGQEIGTQKLADIFAGTAIRLCLARVTAVDPGRQVVAVAGAEGDGELGYDTLLYALGSHGDDRSVPGAAEHAFDVAARPSALRLRERLDGLPEGGRVVAVGDGLTGIETATEIAESRPGLSVTLAARGELGAQLSAGAQGHLRLSCDRLGITVLEHTNVEAVEATRVLCADGTALASDATVWTAGFAVTPIAAAAGLEVTENGRIVVDRTMRSLSHPNVYAAGDSVLAVGDNGRPLPMSCATAGYTGMQALKAIVGHLTDSRIGHVKLDYLANHISLGRQDGILQPVDREGRARPTYLGGRKAARLKAAILRMSLWTNAHPTFCMPKRKRHLVAATDASAAKVLPHGPTAPADKAVA; the protein is encoded by the coding sequence ATGAAGCACCGCATCGTCGTCCTCGGCGCCGGATACGCCGGGACCTACGTGGCGGGCAACCTGGCCCGCCGACTGTCCCCGGCCGACACGGAGATCACCGTGGTCAACGCCGTACCGGACTTCGTCGAGCGGCTGCGGCTCCACCAGGTCGCGGCCGGCCAGGAGATCGGAACCCAGAAGCTCGCCGACATCTTCGCGGGCACGGCGATACGGCTGTGCCTGGCCCGGGTCACCGCCGTCGACCCCGGACGCCAGGTCGTCGCCGTGGCCGGTGCCGAAGGCGACGGGGAACTCGGCTACGACACGCTTCTCTACGCGCTCGGCAGCCACGGTGACGACCGGAGCGTCCCCGGCGCGGCCGAGCACGCCTTCGACGTCGCCGCCCGGCCTTCGGCGCTGCGCCTGCGCGAACGTCTGGACGGCCTGCCGGAAGGCGGGCGCGTGGTGGCCGTCGGCGACGGGCTGACCGGCATCGAGACCGCCACCGAGATCGCCGAATCCCGTCCCGGCCTGTCGGTGACGCTGGCCGCCCGAGGCGAGCTGGGGGCCCAGCTCTCCGCCGGAGCCCAGGGCCACCTGCGTCTGTCCTGCGACCGGCTGGGGATCACCGTCCTGGAGCACACCAACGTCGAAGCCGTCGAGGCGACACGGGTCCTGTGCGCCGACGGCACCGCCCTGGCGTCCGACGCCACCGTGTGGACGGCCGGGTTCGCGGTCACCCCGATCGCCGCCGCCGCCGGGCTGGAGGTCACGGAGAACGGCCGGATCGTCGTCGACCGCACCATGCGCTCGCTCTCCCACCCGAACGTCTACGCCGCGGGCGACAGCGTCCTGGCCGTCGGCGACAACGGCCGACCGCTGCCGATGTCCTGCGCCACGGCCGGTTACACCGGCATGCAGGCCCTGAAAGCCATCGTGGGACACCTCACCGACAGCAGGATCGGACACGTCAAGCTGGACTACCTGGCCAACCACATCAGCCTCGGGCGCCAGGACGGGATCCTGCAACCGGTCGACCGCGAAGGACGGGCGAGGCCGACGTACCTGGGCGGTCGGAAGGCCGCACGGCTCAAGGCGGCCATCCTCAGGATGTCGTTGTGGACCAACGCGCACCCGACCTTCTGCATGCCCAAGCGCAAGCGCCACCTGGTCGCCGCAACGGACGCCTCCGCCGCGAAAGTACTCCCGCACGGGCCAACTGCGCCCGCCGACAAGGCAGTCGCGTAG
- a CDS encoding APC family permease: protein MGAVPEPAGTGELKRRLGVFDAVVIGLGSMIGAGIFAALAPAAGAAGSGLLLGLALAGVVAYCNATSSARLAARYPASGGTYVYGRERLGEFWGYLAGWAFVVGKTASCAAMALTVGSYAWPGQAHAVAVAAVVALTAVNYAGVQKSAWLTRVIVAVVLAVLAAVVVAAATSGDTDTTRLGIGDDATFGGVLQAAGLLFFAFAGYARIATLGEEVRDPARTIPRAIPIALGIAFVVYVAVALAVLVVLGPQRLADSTAPLSDAARAAGADWLAPVVRTGAAVAALGSLLALILGVSRTTFAMARDRHFPYVLAAVHPKFQVPHRAELVVGAVVAVLAATSDVRGAIGFSSFGVLAYYAVANASAWTLTPDEGRPARIVPVVGLAGCLVLAFALPVSSVIAGAAVLTAGAAAYAVRRAVTARRA, encoded by the coding sequence ATGGGTGCGGTGCCGGAGCCCGCGGGCACGGGCGAGTTGAAGCGGCGGCTGGGGGTCTTCGACGCCGTGGTGATCGGCCTGGGGTCGATGATCGGGGCGGGGATCTTCGCCGCCCTGGCTCCGGCGGCCGGTGCGGCCGGGTCGGGGCTGCTGCTCGGCCTGGCACTGGCAGGGGTGGTGGCGTACTGCAACGCCACGTCCTCGGCGCGCCTGGCCGCCCGGTACCCCGCCTCTGGAGGCACCTACGTCTACGGGCGGGAGCGGCTGGGCGAGTTCTGGGGCTACCTCGCCGGGTGGGCGTTCGTGGTCGGCAAGACCGCCTCCTGCGCGGCCATGGCGCTGACCGTCGGCTCCTACGCGTGGCCCGGCCAGGCTCATGCCGTCGCGGTCGCCGCCGTGGTGGCGCTGACCGCCGTCAACTACGCCGGGGTGCAGAAGTCCGCCTGGCTCACCCGCGTCATCGTCGCCGTGGTCCTGGCCGTGCTGGCCGCGGTGGTCGTCGCGGCGGCCACCTCCGGCGACACGGACACCACCCGGCTCGGCATCGGTGACGACGCGACCTTCGGCGGGGTGCTCCAGGCGGCGGGCCTGCTGTTCTTCGCCTTCGCGGGCTACGCCCGCATCGCCACCCTCGGCGAGGAGGTCCGCGATCCCGCCCGCACCATCCCCCGGGCGATCCCGATCGCTCTCGGCATCGCCTTCGTCGTCTACGTCGCCGTCGCCCTGGCCGTCCTGGTCGTGCTGGGCCCGCAACGCCTCGCGGACTCCACCGCTCCGCTGTCGGACGCGGCCCGAGCCGCAGGGGCGGACTGGCTGGCGCCGGTCGTCCGGACGGGTGCCGCGGTGGCCGCGCTCGGCTCGCTCCTCGCGCTGATCCTCGGAGTCTCCCGTACGACCTTCGCGATGGCCCGCGACCGGCACTTCCCGTACGTCCTGGCCGCCGTCCACCCGAAGTTCCAGGTCCCGCACCGCGCCGAACTCGTGGTCGGCGCCGTCGTGGCCGTGCTCGCCGCGACCTCCGACGTGCGCGGGGCGATCGGCTTCTCCTCCTTCGGGGTGCTGGCCTACTACGCCGTGGCCAACGCCTCCGCCTGGACGCTCACACCGGACGAGGGCCGACCTGCGCGGATCGTCCCGGTCGTCGGGCTGGCCGGGTGCCTCGTTCTGGCCTTCGCCCTCCCGGTCTCCTCAGTGATCGCCGGAGCGGCGGTCCTGACGGCCGGTGCCGCCGCCTACGCGGTGCGTCGCGCGGTGACCGCCCGCAGGGCCTGA
- a CDS encoding TIGR03086 family metal-binding protein, with protein sequence MDDDNADLWSIGEVARKTGLTVKLIRHWSDTGVVPPAGRTPAGYRVYDSDAVARLELARTLRDLGLGLAAMRAVLSREHTWTEVAEAHVDALEVQIRALRSQQAVLRSATRRTTTPEELTAMTRRARMSAAERRTLLQDFLTDLLGDLDVPTYRHGLLAATPDLPADPTDEQVDAWIELSELVTNPALRNGMRRMARYAAEHAPGEHDEGTLREAERVTDGWLSRVNAAIDSGLAPDSPAADAVVAAVVAAWIPTQASLPRGPRTDDAHARRVLLEQLEVASDVHVERYWHLLCLVNARPVRPSMAAAGEWLTTALRTNPEPGARAAELGAMYDTGADAWEPTGVLNACREVLAAVTGLVSAVDPGRFDRPTPCADWDVRALLDHLVWENLLWAGLADGAPRTDVAADHLGDHHVEAFRSASEAALAAFERPGMLDQRYGPAPGRRLVEQLVIEMLVHGWDLARATGQPHDLLPGLAASALPVVREIYGGLPRTAAGSFAEPQPLPADACALDRLAAYLGRTVT encoded by the coding sequence ATGGACGACGACAACGCCGATCTCTGGAGCATCGGGGAGGTGGCGCGGAAGACCGGACTGACGGTGAAGCTCATCCGGCACTGGTCCGACACCGGAGTGGTGCCGCCCGCCGGAAGGACCCCGGCCGGTTACCGGGTCTACGACTCCGACGCCGTGGCCCGCCTGGAGCTGGCACGGACCCTGCGGGACCTCGGCCTGGGCCTGGCGGCGATGCGCGCTGTCCTGAGCCGCGAACACACCTGGACCGAGGTGGCCGAGGCTCACGTCGACGCACTGGAAGTACAGATCCGCGCGCTGCGCTCGCAGCAAGCGGTCCTGCGCTCGGCCACCCGCCGCACCACCACCCCCGAGGAACTCACCGCCATGACCCGACGGGCACGCATGTCCGCCGCCGAACGCCGCACGCTCCTCCAGGACTTCCTCACGGACCTCCTCGGAGACCTGGACGTTCCCACCTACCGCCACGGCCTGCTGGCGGCCACCCCGGACCTGCCCGCCGACCCCACGGACGAACAGGTCGACGCCTGGATCGAACTGAGCGAACTCGTCACGAACCCGGCCCTGCGCAACGGGATGCGCCGCATGGCGCGGTACGCCGCCGAGCACGCTCCCGGCGAGCACGACGAAGGCACGCTGCGGGAGGCGGAACGCGTGACCGACGGCTGGCTCAGCCGTGTCAACGCGGCGATCGACAGCGGGCTCGCCCCGGACTCACCGGCAGCCGATGCCGTCGTCGCCGCGGTCGTGGCCGCCTGGATTCCCACGCAGGCATCTCTGCCTCGCGGGCCGCGCACGGACGACGCGCACGCTCGCCGCGTGCTGTTGGAACAGCTTGAGGTCGCCTCCGACGTACACGTCGAGCGCTACTGGCACCTGCTGTGCCTCGTCAACGCCAGACCGGTACGGCCCAGCATGGCGGCAGCCGGGGAGTGGCTGACGACCGCGCTGCGGACCAACCCCGAACCCGGCGCACGCGCCGCGGAACTCGGCGCGATGTACGACACGGGCGCCGACGCGTGGGAGCCGACGGGCGTGCTGAACGCCTGCCGCGAAGTCCTGGCAGCCGTGACCGGCCTCGTGTCCGCCGTGGACCCGGGCCGCTTCGACCGGCCGACACCCTGCGCCGACTGGGACGTCCGCGCCCTGCTCGACCACCTGGTCTGGGAGAACCTGTTGTGGGCGGGCCTGGCCGACGGAGCCCCCCGTACCGACGTGGCCGCCGATCACCTCGGCGACCATCACGTCGAGGCGTTCCGGTCCGCCTCCGAAGCGGCCCTGGCGGCCTTCGAGCGGCCCGGCATGCTCGACCAGCGGTACGGTCCGGCACCGGGACGGCGGTTGGTCGAGCAACTGGTGATCGAGATGCTCGTCCACGGATGGGACCTCGCCAGGGCCACCGGGCAGCCGCACGACCTGCTGCCCGGCCTCGCCGCATCGGCCCTGCCCGTCGTACGGGAGATCTACGGCGGCCTGCCGCGCACCGCTGCGGGCTCGTTCGCCGAACCGCAGCCGCTCCCCGCCGACGCGTGTGCGCTCGACCGCCTGGCCGCCTACCTCGGCCGCACCGTCACCTGA
- a CDS encoding phytase yields the protein MPRSRTARSLVLALTTLAAAALTVPAQAQHRASHGPLPVVTPRAETPVLHDDAEGGNADADDPAIWRNAAAPGRSLVIATAKEGGLRVYDMDARPVQSLAAPPAAGPDDAPGRFNNVDLVQGLRLSSGRADLAVTSDRGHDRLRFYRIDRERSGGPLTDVTDPAAPAVFSRDQAEVNDQQTAYGLATWTDPKSHRSYALVSRRERTSIALLELLPATGGKVTYRKIRTLDLPSTFRLPNGTSWTPCGEPGELPQVEGMVVDPADGTLYAGQEDIGIWRLRADLTGTPQLIDKVREYGVPGTYDEQTEECTQGTDPGFGGSRLTADVEGLTLVTERDGDGYLLASSQGDNTFAAYDREQKDDNAYEGGFRVAPASSTLDGSEECDGAAALNAPLGSRYPHGLLVVQDGHDAPGGGDRPATNFKFVDLGKVLNALDD from the coding sequence GTGCCTCGCTCCCGAACAGCCCGGTCGCTCGTACTGGCCCTGACCACGCTCGCGGCAGCGGCCCTGACGGTGCCCGCCCAGGCCCAACACCGTGCCTCTCACGGCCCGCTTCCCGTCGTCACCCCGCGTGCCGAGACGCCGGTCCTGCACGACGACGCCGAGGGCGGCAACGCCGACGCCGACGATCCGGCGATCTGGCGCAACGCCGCCGCTCCCGGCCGCAGCCTGGTCATCGCGACCGCCAAGGAGGGGGGCCTGCGCGTCTACGACATGGACGCCCGCCCGGTGCAGTCGCTGGCCGCGCCGCCCGCCGCCGGGCCGGACGACGCCCCGGGCCGGTTCAACAACGTGGACCTCGTCCAGGGCCTGCGCCTGTCCTCGGGACGGGCGGACCTGGCCGTCACCAGCGACCGAGGCCACGACCGGCTGCGCTTCTACCGCATCGACCGCGAGCGCAGCGGAGGCCCGCTCACCGACGTCACCGACCCGGCAGCCCCCGCAGTGTTCTCCCGCGACCAGGCCGAGGTCAACGACCAGCAGACCGCGTACGGTCTCGCCACCTGGACCGACCCGAAGTCCCACCGCTCGTACGCCCTGGTGAGCCGCAGGGAACGCACGAGCATCGCCCTCCTCGAACTCCTCCCGGCCACCGGCGGCAAGGTCACGTACCGCAAGATCCGCACCCTGGACCTGCCCTCCACGTTCCGGCTGCCCAACGGCACCTCGTGGACGCCCTGCGGGGAACCCGGTGAACTGCCGCAGGTCGAGGGCATGGTCGTCGACCCGGCCGACGGAACCCTCTACGCGGGCCAGGAGGACATCGGCATCTGGCGCCTGCGCGCCGACCTCACCGGCACCCCCCAACTGATCGACAAGGTCCGCGAGTACGGCGTCCCGGGCACCTACGACGAGCAGACCGAGGAGTGCACCCAGGGCACCGACCCCGGCTTCGGAGGCAGCAGGCTCACCGCGGACGTCGAGGGCCTCACGCTGGTCACCGAACGCGACGGCGACGGCTACCTCCTCGCCTCCAGCCAGGGCGACAACACCTTCGCCGCCTACGACCGCGAGCAGAAGGACGACAACGCGTACGAGGGCGGATTCCGCGTCGCGCCCGCGAGCAGCACCCTGGACGGCTCCGAGGAGTGCGACGGCGCCGCCGCACTCAACGCCCCCCTCGGCTCCAGGTACCCGCACGGCCTCCTCGTCGTACAGGACGGTCACGACGCCCCCGGCGGCGGCGACCGCCCCGCGACCAACTTCAAGTTCGTCGACCTCGGCAAGGTCCTGAACGCCCTCGACGACTGA